Part of the Equus asinus isolate D_3611 breed Donkey chromosome 11, EquAss-T2T_v2, whole genome shotgun sequence genome is shown below.
acataaatacacatttGTCTTGCATGTTGaattatatagatacatatacacatataaatattttcaaccaACACTGCTTTCTAAGTAGAGTGGAATCCATGAAATGAGACCTTTGATTCTTCTAGAAACTTTGCTGGATTTTGATATAAGAAAGGTGGGCCTGGAGTGAATTTTAGTCCTACAAGCAGGGAAAAGTTAAATGGTTCTGCATAGTCAAACAAAAAAGATTTGAATTTTTGGAGGCaaccagaaaggagagaaagaggaaagggagaagggcCAATGAGATTATCCAGGCCTGCAGTTCCCCTGTGATGGTAGCCAAAATGCATTTTAAGGATGGAGATGCCCAATATTCAACATCGACACTCCTGGCCTGCTACAGTGTAAACATCTCTTCTGCCTACCCTTTCCCCAAATCTTCCATCAAGTTTACTACACTCACAAAGGCTTTATGTGaacccttttttttgttttccattctgtCCTAGCTCCTGTGGGACACATCTATCCAACTTCACCACAGACACCTCAGCTATCCACTAGCACCTCATTGGGTTGCTCCAAAACGAATTATCTTCCTTTTCCTACTCCTCATTTTTAACTGCCCTTCTCATATCTTCCAACATCCCACTAGCTCATTAACGTCATCATCACTAAAGgaacagctaatatttactgagcacttgtaATGTGCTAGGTACTCCGCCAAAGGCATTACATGCGtgatttcatttgatcctcaaaccCAACTAGACAGGTACTATGATCATATCCCAAATGTTAGAAAACCAAAGCTCAGTCAGGACAGTAATTCTAAGGGTAAGTGATAGAATTCAACCCCTATTCTAACTCCACAGCCAGCTTAACCAGTACACTCCAATGCCTCAAGTCAAAAAACCTAAGAATTATCCCTCTCTCCTTAATCATATCTAGTCACTTACCTAGTCCAATCTATTATACCTCCTAAAGGCCACATCATCACTACTTCCACTGCCTTCACAGAGAACTAGTATCTACCAAGGCCTTACTATGCAACAAGCACTATTCTAAGTAACATACctgtttttttcaagttttatccCCCAAACCCTATGAAATGAAAAACCCAAGGAAGAAAGAGGTTATATAATAAGTGATGGAGCCAGATTCAAACTCAGAAAGTGTGAATCGAGAAGCCTGAGCACTTAACCCCTATAATACAAAAGCTCTTACTTTGTCTCCCTACCTCCCATCTGGACCCCCCATCACCCTCCAGACTGCCACAAATATCCCTCTGGAATGCAAATAATATCACAACATTCTCTTAACTTGGCATACAAAACCCTTATGTTTCTCTTTAAgtcagttcaataaatatttgagtgcctactggAAGCAAGGCAGAGTGCTAAGTGCTCTGAAATGAATACCACACCAGCCCCTGACTACCGCTCCAACCCCACACACTGTGTCCTTCAGCCAGAGTAACTACATGCAGATCTTAAGATGCAACAACCTCTATGTTAGTCTCTTTGTCTAGAATGTACCTGGAAAATCCCACACCAATTTGAAGAGTGAGGGCCTATGTGAGGCCTCCCCTAACAAACTCCAGGGAGAAATGCTCTCTCTGTTAAGTTCCCACAGCACTTTGCTCAAATTTCTTTGAGGGAGCTAGACGAACAGAGGTATGGATCAGCTTCCCAGTAAGACTTCGAACAACTTCAGGGCAAGGGCTGACCCCTGCCATCAATGCTTGGCATGCAGTAGACACTCTATCACTTGctgaataaataatgaaaaacttctaacttgatgagaaaagaaaaggaacaagatacAGAATAGGAATGTTAACACACAAGTGGACCAAATTAAAAGTAGTGTTATTCTACTTTGGTTCCGATTTGGCCTACATTTTACccctatgggaaaaaaatcacgTGGGAGACTTGGATAAGCTAAAAAGGCAAAACTTTGTTATTCATGGCTCAACAAAGCTTTGACAGGCCCAAAAGGATACTAGATCAAAGTCCACTTTCCAAAGGGCTGTGGGGATAAGAATCAAATCTATCAAAGTGAATAAAAGTGATCTGAGATCCAACTTCTTCAGTGCTGCGTCACAGTatatgcaagaaaaaaaatcaaaatctgtCCTGGGACGAAGGCCAATTTACAAATAAGTCCTGCTGCTGCAAGAATGTGAAATTCTTCAAGTGAAGGCAGTTCCAATAAACTGGAGCTCACAACTGTTTCCTCCTTCTGAAGTGCCACTGATTTTTACTCAACTTCGTTTCTGGCTTCtgtgatttaaaaagaaacatctaTACAGTTAAGCCCATGCATGAATGTACTGTAGCTCCTGGCAGATACGAACGTCTTGATTTGTAACCTTAAATGTAAATTGAAATATCAGAAAAAACACTACATAAAAGTCAAAAGTCCTTCGTCTAAAACATGGCATAAAGCTTTGAAAACCGAGCGATCTATTTCCTGAATGGTGCTTTGTGAGCAACCGCTTCCAAATCAGGGTCCATATTTTGAAATTACCCCCTTGAAGATGTGAaatctctctcccaccctctccaGCCTAAAGGGAAAGGTGAGAATTCCTAGGCAACAGGCTGGCAAGGAGGGACGATCTCTCCTCTTCATTTCCAGGGGCACAAGATCCGATGGAAGGCAGCTGGTGACTCTCTCACTCACGACAAGAGACACACGGGAAACTcatccccacctctcccctccctaaAAAAGCAAACGACGCAAAGATCAGCGACACAGTGGCCGGAACCACCAAGTGGGAACAACCAGGGGCCGCCCGCCTCTCCGGGCGCCTGCCGGGCGGCGAGCACCGGGCGCAGGGCAGCCCGTCCCTTCCTGCCCGGGCCGGCGCGGCCAGCACCCACCCAGGTCCACGTTCCCCGCAGCCCAGCGCGCGAGGAGGAGAGCCGCGGAGGACGGCGGGGGCGCCGCTCGGGCCGCCGCCCCGGGCGCGGCGCTGCCCCACACCCCACCGACGCCCGCACCTGAGGCGGCGCCGGCGAGCGGGCGCGCAGCGCGGCGGGCAGGGCAAAGTTACTCACCGGGAGAGCGCGGCCGCCCGGGGCGCGCCCGGCTCCCGGCGCCGCCGCCCGGCGCAGCTCGGCTAGCTGCGGCCCGCCGAGGGAGCCCGGAGCGGGCCGGCCTCCGATCCGCAAGGACTCACCGCCGCCGCCGCGGATTTCCTGGCAAGAAGCAAACTCTGGCCAAGACTTCACTTCTCAACCGCCCCTGCTGCCTTCCCGGGGGCGAGCGCCGGGGCCCAGCCGCCCAACCCGACACGCACCTGGGCCAATAGGCGGCAGCACAGGGCGGGAAATGGGCGGGCCAGAGGGCGGCTCCGCCTATCCGGGCGCTCAGCGGGCGGGCCTGGACGGGCCGTCACTCCCGGGTTAGAGTGAGCCCACTCCGCCTCTCGCcgcctgccctcccccacctgctCCCGGGTGTCGCCGCCGCTGGCCTGATTCCCCCGCAGAAGACACGCTCGAGAAGTGTCTACGCTCACCGCCGACCCCCGCGAAGAGAGTGGAACAGCTAGGGGAGGCAGTGAACATCAGGGGAGGCGGGGTGGAAGGAGAACAGGTGGCGGAGGAAAGCAGAAGTGTAGGTGTGTTGGGCGAGAGGACAGCCGGAGTGGGGTGGTAGGGACAGGGGCTGACTGGGTGCGGGAGGCGAGGGGAGCTGGAGAGCGAGGAAGGGAGAGGGGTTATTAGCAAAGAACACCTGAGGGGACGGAGAGAGGAGCAGTATGGAGaagcaagaaggaaagagggcGGAGGGCGAGTCTGGGTGGTGAAAGGTTGCCGAGGCGGAGGCAGCGGCACCTGGGAACAAAGGTGAGCGCGAGGTTCCGCAGGTGAGGAGGTTGAAGAAGCCGAAAGCGTAAGGGGAAGTCCAAAGCGAGGGAGGACGTACTTCAGGAGTAGAAAAGATCCTGGGAGAAAAGGATGGAGGGAAAAACAGCCTCCTTCCAaactctctctccacccccaaaAGGTAAAGACAAACGCTTGTCCTTTGACCCAGTTGAAATGTGCATCTAGCTGTAAGACCCCGGATGAGACCAATACCGGCTCAAACCATCCTATTCTGTTTCATCAAGGTGTATTGATCAACTATAGTTTAAGCCTGTTGTCCCATGAAAGCCCCCTCCAGGGTTGGAGTCCCGCCTGGCAGTAACACCATCCCCCACGGGTCTAACAGCAAGTCTGAAAGAGACCTGAATCCGGCCCCAAGAAGGAAGGTGATTTGGGGTCGGCAGGTGAGGCCCCGCCCCCTTCGCCATCACCTGGGGCAAGGTGCCGAGGGCTGAGCTGGGGCGCCCACAGGCGCGCCTCAGCCTCGGGGTGCGGCGGGAGCCCGGCCCCGCCTCTCCCCGCTAGCTCTGCGGGCGGCCCTGCTGCCGGAGCGCCAGGTGAGCGGCTTGGGCCTCGCCCCGCCCTCCTCGcgccaggggcggggcctgtggGCGGGGCCTCGGGTAGAgcctccccgccccgcccagTGGCTGGGCCTCGCCGCGCCGCTGCGGCTCCTCCCCCGTCCTTCCGTCCGCGGCGCCTTCCGTCGgttgttccttccttcctgctttgcCCGCACGTGTCGTGATATGGGGCAGAGCCTCCAGTCCGCCAGCACCACCTGAGGGTCCCGGAAGCCGCCCCCCCGCGATGGAAGAGGACCAGGAGCTGGAGAGGTAACGGCCGAGGAGGCGGGCGGGAGGAGCGGGCCGCGCCCTGCACCGGGAGCCGGTGGCCGAGGGGCCTGCGGCCGGCCGAGGCCTCCGCCTCCGCGGCGCGGCCTGGCTGGCGAGGGCCTGGCTGGGAGGGCAGTGGGGGAGAGAGAAGTGGGCGCCTGGTTGGGGAGAGGGGCCCCGActgggaagagaggggaggagacgTGGATGTGTTGGAATACAGACGCTCAGTACACGAGATACCACGGAGGGACGACAAGTTGTGAGACCAGAGTTTAAGTCCCGACGTTGCCCACTCCCAGTTAAAACAGCAAGAGTAAATAAAGCTAAAGTGTAAAATTACGCACCAGGCCGCTGTTCCCTGAGTGGTGGCATCGGTGTGCTCAGTCGGGCCTAATTCCCTGTAACTGCGGCCCAAGTGCCTCCTCTGTGCAGACTGCTAATGAAGCCGCTCTGTGCGCTGAGATCTTTCTCCCTCCTGCTGGATTGACTCTTCGTAGACTTTCCGTTCTAGTTTCCTTACCTCCTGCAAATGGAAGCCGTAGTGGGCCTGCATGTTGATAATCTGTACtctctatttttataataatcaaTGTTTTTATATGTCTCTCAAGTCCCTTTTCGTCCTCTAGTGGGACCCACCCTATTCTaatcctctctctttcttatgACTCTACCAAAAGAAtattttagcaaacatttaagtTTGTGTTTTAAGGAGACTCCCCTTGTGGCCATGTGGACGGTCAAATGGAGTAGGGAGAAACTGGAGgcaataaattaaatattgttgGTAGACTGTGTGGAGGCAGGAAAATAAGGGGCTAATGCTAATAGTTCTCTGTATTTGAAGTGCATTAGAGTAATAATGTGTTGCAGTTGTgaaatagtaaattaaaaaaagctAGTTAACAAAACCATGTTcagtatgatctcatttttataaaaaatatgtgTGTAGAAAAATATCTGGATTGAAGACCTCAATGGCTGAAGGCGAGAGGAAGACAGCCCTGGAAATGGTCCAGGCAGCTGGAACAGATAGACACTGTGTGACATTTGTATTGCACGAGGAGGACCATACCCTAGGAAATTCTCTTCGTTACATGATCATGAAGAACCCGGAAGTGGAATTTTGTGGTTATACTACAACCCATCCTTCAGAGAGCAAAATTAATTTACGCATTCAGACTCGAGGTACTCTTCCAGCTGTTGAGCCGTTTCAGAGAGGCCTGAATGAGCTCATGAATGTCTGCCAACATGTGCTTGACAAGTTTGAGGCCAGCATAAAGGAATATAAGGAtcaaaaagcaaagcagaaataaatccacattcTAGTCGCTTATGCACGCTGCAGGGAGGACTGACCTCTAGGATATTCTCCTCGTGATCATGCAAAACTCAAAAGTAGAAGTTTGTGATTACATCATGATCTGTCCTTCAGAAAGTTGTGCTTCTAGCTATTAATCTGTTACTGCTGATGGAATCCCTGCAAGAACCTTTGTATTCTTCTAATAAATTCCCTCTTTTATTTAAACTAATTTGAGTGGTTTCTGTTCCTTGGTCCTCAAGGTTGACTGTTtcaggttttttccttctttctttcttttaattgaacCACTGTTGAAAGGAAACTATGAGAAAATGAGGGGCCTCGACAAGGACTTTGATCAAGGGAATTAGAAGGAATATGCATTCGTGGCTGTaattgggggagagggagagatgcaATAGAGCATGACCCCAGATAGACTGTggttggtttaaaaaaaaggaagatggaaaCAAAGGTGGGAGTGGTGGGAGGACTTGGCTTCTTGCTGGATATTTTCTAGTAATTCCTGGGAGAATCACATCCTCTGCTATGAGTGGTAGATTGGGCAAGGGTAGGGAATAATTTGAAAGTATTGTGAGAATTCTGGTTTCACATAGAGTTTTTGGTGGAATCAGGCTCCATTTTTGTGGTAGCATTTACAGAATAGATACTAGTTTACTGCTTTAATTTCAGGacactaataaaatatttaatatttaagtaGGAGAAAACTGGGAAGACCAGATAACATTTTCAGTCCTTAGGTAGATATCTAAGTGTAGCCCAGGGTTACACAAAAAAAGCAGTATTTGAGAAAAAGTaaggaaaggggaaaggaaaatTCCATGTggggaaaatgatttttttggaaaacttaaaatattgGTGAATCACATCTAAGAGCTGTCCTATTTACCTCTTCAGCTGTCTTTCATACCTGTTCTACCCCAACTTGACTCTTAATTCACCCTAATATCTGTCGGCCTTTGAACCTGAGCACCCCACCCCCAAGTGCTCTGTGCTTTGGggcctttgtttatttcttcctggAACAGTCTTCCTCCTGCCATACTCTAGTCTAGGTAAGAACTTATAGGTCAGACTTCTACCCTAGTTTGGGTACTTGTATGTGCTTTCATTATGCTCTGTTTCCTGGTCTTGGATTTACTATGCTATTGTTAGTGCTTATGTTGTGTACCCACTATACTAACTTGCAGCACCATGCCTGACAGGCAGTGGATGATTAGTAAATACTAGATGAATCCATAGGTAGTTAGGGCATGTAGCCTTTTAGTCACTGAAATCAGACGTCTTCTATTAGCTTGCCATAGAACCCACATTTCCTACACTCGGTCAACTCTTTAGATAAATGTATttcactatttattgagcacttagtatATACCAGGCCCTGAAATAGATATGCTAGTAGATGAGACCCAGGTCTTGTTCACATGGAACATACATTGTAATGggagtgaaattttttttaaagttgtaattCTGTGAAAAAAACAATTACAGGATCAAGagagaaaacatgaaagagaaatCTGCTTTGGGTATGGAAGTCAAGGAAGTTCCTCCAGAGATGACAGGACGAGAAGGAGCTAGCTGTgccaaaaggagagagaaatcattctgggggaatagcatgtgcaaagatcCTGAAGCAGAAATCTAGTATTTTGAGGAATTAAGGGAATTGAAAGAAGATATGTATGTCTGTAACGTGGTAAGCAAGGGGGACAAGGGCCTATCCTATGGGTTTGATGGGAAGAAGAGCTGGGGTGGTAAGGAGTTAGGATTTTAAGTACAATGGGAATGACATCTGAATAATTTGATTACAGTTTGGGGGAATGGATTATAGCGTGCCCAGAACAGAAACAGAGAAACTGTAAGAGTTGACACTGCAGTAAGCTAGTGATGGAGAGAAGAAGGTGGACTTGAGATAGATTTTAGAACCAAACTGGTACAGAATTGATAGATGCCAGGAATTGGAGGCTGAGGAAACAGAAAGATGACTCCTACCTAGGTTGAGGGCCAAATTACTGAAATGGGAAGCTTAAAGGGGAAAATAGATTGGGAGGTGGAGAAGGTGAAAAAAGTTCCAATTTGAACGTAGTGGACAGTAGCTATATGAGTTGGAGGCCATGAATGAGATTTAAGCTAGAGATAAGCTTTGTGAGCTCTTGCCATAAAGATGTAAATCCATAAAAACTGAGGTGTGACAAAGAAGTGGGCCCAAGAACAAGCCGTAGGCAAGCTCCATATTTAACTGGTGGGTAAAAAAGGAACCACCAGTGAGGTGGTAAGAAAGTCTGTAGGAAGTCAAGTTATGGAAGCCAAGGCTTTCAAAGGGGGGGGAGTGATGTTGAATGAGTCACATGAGGATGGAGAAATGTCAACTGGAGTTAAACAGGGAGGTCATTTGGCAGTGGGCAGCGTTAGTTTAGTGCCTAAGAAGACTAAACATTAACACTCATTGTACAAGAGAGTGGCTTAGTTTGAGTTTtccaataaagaaaatatactgtAGGACACTGGAGAGCTAAATTTAAGTGGGAGCGAGGATGAGGAAGATCTAAGTCATGGGGTAAGCATAGGGACTATTCTCCTAGGGTGGTAGACATTCTAGAAAACCAGTGTCAGCGTAGTGAAATTAGCATTTGAACATCTAAGGAGGCCCTAAAGGGATAGGAGGAAAGGATCAAAAACTTCTTTGCCTCTTCTAAAAGTTTGCCTATGAGTATTCCTATGAGCATAGTAAACAAGATTATTTAATGGAGTTGAATACCTCTGAGCCAAGACCTGTCAGGAGATGAAAGCAAATTTCGATTAGTGGACATAGAGGTGTAGAATGATGGTGGTAGACTGAAGTAATTAATAACAGTACATATGGGAAATGCACCCACTGGTGACCACCCACTGCGTCTCATGGCTTTATTGCTCCTAAAAGGTTTTATCACCACTGATCATGTGGCGTGCTGTCTTGAATCTGTTTAGGGTAGCCATAAACTCACAGGTTCAAACCAACCACCTTCAGAAGGCAGATGggtgaaaggaaaaaactgagggcagggcaggcaggatAAAAGAGTCACATGTATGTGGAAGGAATCTTTGCCTGAAATTTGTAGGAATCTAAGGGAAGGATGAAGGAGATAGATATGAATCATATTTATATAAACTGAAAAAACTGATCAGTATTTCTGATTTGCTTTCTAATGGCATTTCACTCTAATATTAATGATTCAAGATCAGGAATTCTGTTCAGCTATAAAGTACTATGCCTTCTAAAGAGAcagttattaaataaaatgattatatacCAAAGgcttttaatatataataatttgaGTACTTGGCTAGCgctttccattttcaaagcactttacaaACTATTTATAAATTGCGTATAGCTGTAACATGTAAGTGCTCTAACTAATTGGTATAAGACACAGGTGCTTACAATAGCTCCAGCAATCAAAAGGTGTCTACATAAAAAGTGGTCCATTCAGACCCGAAGAGTGTCTTGCATTTTGAGAAACAGGGAAGCATATCAAGTTCTCTGGCGCACCATTCCCcacctttctttttgtttcccttaaACATGTTATTAAGATTGTAGATAATCTCCAGATCACTAGACAAAAGTCATCTTTTTTGGTTAGCATACTTAAAAGAGACAATCTTTGTAATATTGCTCAAACTGGGCTCCTAGGAAGTTTACCCAAATTCACCAATCTGCTTTCAAATACTTATGAAGACCCCAAATCCAGCCCTTTTgtgctcacattttttttttttttggtgagggatgttggccctgaggtaacatctctgccagaacctgggctgctggagtgaagcatgccagacttaaccactacgccacggggccggtccctatgctcaaattcttttttttttcttttttttaatattctttccttctcctcttgagtttttttttttttttaagattggcacctgggctaacaactgttgccaatcttcctcttttttttttttttcttttaaggattggcacctgggctaacaactgttgccaatgtttttttttttttttcctgctttatcttccccaaccccccccacacagttgtatatcttagttgccggtccttccagttgtgggatgtgggacgccacctcagcgtggcctgatgagcagtgccatgtccgcgcccaggatccgaaccctgggccgccgcagcggagcacatgaacttaaccactcggccacggagccagccccctgcCCAAATTCTTAATGTTGGTTTTTCTTTCACTATTTGCAACTGTATAAATTTTCCCAGTACAGTTACTGTgtgatctgtattttttttcatactgaaaTTCTTTGCAAACTTGGattattggttctgtatatagcAAATAGGTACCTAGTGGTGACACAGTCCTGAGAAATGGTGGAGATAAAAGGGTATAATGTGAGTCTGTCCTAAAAAACCTTATGTGGTTTGGAGAGGGCAGACAAGATTTGTACACATGAGAAAGAAACATCATATTTATGATGAAATGCCATAATATGCAGGGTAGAATATTGTACTGAACACAGAGTGGAATGAGTGAGACACTATTGAGGCAATGACTGTTCCCTGAGCACTGGCTCTTGCCAGCCACTGTCCTAGGCACTGGAGACAGcaaacaagacagacacagtctGCCTTCCGGTAACTTGTGGAGTATTGAAGTTGGCCAACTTGTAGAATTAATACAGTGTTCCAGGATAAATGGTTTCCTCTTTCGCAGTGTAAAGGAGCCATTAAAGATTCTTGAGCTAGGGAATGCCACAAGTTTTTTTGTCTCATGCCTATGCGGAATGGATGAGTGGAAGGAAACATTGGAAGGCAGCCATGAGTTAGGGGGCATTTGTAACAGTCCAGGTATAGTGTAAGGAGGGTGTAGTTGTAGGAGTGGAGGTAAaaggataaatacaaaaaaactgataaaaagaattaaaatactcAGAGACAGATTCTATATAGGGGTAAAGGTGAGAGAAGGGTCGAAAATGGCCCCATATCCATGTCTTTTACCCCTTTGTTTTCCTACCACTCCCTCACAACCAAAACCAGTATGGCAGCATTTacatctcctctcctccccaacctGTCTTGCTAATAGGAGTCAGTGGGTGCAACCAC
Proteins encoded:
- the LOC106832903 gene encoding DNA-directed RNA polymerases I and III subunit RPAC2, which encodes MEEDQELERKISGLKTSMAEGERKTALEMVQAAGTDRHCVTFVLHEEDHTLGNSLRYMIMKNPEVEFCGYTTTHPSESKINLRIQTRGTLPAVEPFQRGLNELMNVCQHVLDKFEASIKEYKDQKAKQK